A genomic stretch from Falco naumanni isolate bFalNau1 chromosome 6, bFalNau1.pat, whole genome shotgun sequence includes:
- the LRP11 gene encoding low-density lipoprotein receptor-related protein 11, translating into MAALVLVLLAALGGLAVLPGGRCAAPLADLRSQISGVESLLEEFRRQLQQEEPGPAAAAGGDGGEQCGGGSSFSSRPDSIIRTKDSIAAGATFLRAPAAVAGWRQCLDACCAEPRCTLAVVQGPGRPRGAAAAELGCYLFNCTHRGRPVCRFAPHRGYSSYSRRPAGFAPPPPAAPPGEYDEPPQCKAGQDIVLQSPVDWVLLDGRESLDDHGIVQYEWTLLQGDSSVEMKVPQPGTLKLSHIQEGGYIFQLTVTDTAGQRSSDNVSVTILPMVHSAVACVGVCSRYQFICDDGCCIDITFACDGVRQCPDGSDETFCQNFSPGRKTVTHAALGTTQQRTVGLTENTDENSAEKTLKATARNQSLLSVDADMSNQSLSQGPKKQTSGFVPDNSSSGKRTGDQNGNGIMVPKRGQLGGGRPVPETGAVLPLALGLAITALLLLMVACRLRLVRQKLKKARPITSEESDYLINGMYL; encoded by the exons ATGGCGGcgctggtgctggtgctgctggcggCGCTGGGCGGGCTGGCCGTGCTGCCGGGCGGGCGGTGCGCGGCGCCGCTGGCCGACCTGCGGTCGCAGATCTCGGGCGTGGAGTCGCTGCTGGAGGAGTTTCGccggcagctgcagcaggaggagccgggaccggcggcggcggcgggcggcgacGGCGGGGAGCAGtgcggcggcggcagcagcttctcctccagGCCCGACTCCATCATCCGCACCAAGGACTCCATCGCGGCCGGCGCCACCTTCCTGCGTGCCCCCGCCGCCGTGGCGGGCTGGCGGCAGTGCCTGGACGCCTGCTGCGCCGAGCCGCGCTGCACGCTGGCCGTGGTGCAGGGGCCCGGCCGgccgcggggcgcggcggcggcggagctgGGCTGCTACCTCTTCAACTGCACGCACCGCGGCCGCCCCGTCTGCCGCTTCGCCCCGCACCGCGGCTACAGTAGCTATAGCCGCCGGCCCGCCGGCttcgccccgccgccgcccgccgcgccgccgg GAGAATACGACGAGCCTCCACAGTGCAAGGCAGGACAAGATATTGTGCTGCAGTCACCTGTCGACTGGGTGCTTTTGGATGGCCGAGAAAGTTTAGATGACCATGGGATTGTGCAGTATGAGTGGACGCTGCTGCAAGGCGACTCATCGGTTGAAATGAAG GTACCGCAACCAGGAACACTGAAACTGTCTCACATTCAGGAAGGCGGGTATATTTTCCAGCTAactgtgacagacactgcaGGTCAGCGGAGCTCTGACAACGTCTCTGTGACCATTCTGCCCATGGTTCATTCTGCAGTAG CCTGTGTTGGGGTCTGCTCTCGCTACCAGTTTATCTGCGATGATGGCTGCTGCATTGACATCACATTTGCTTGTGATGGTGTGAGGCAGTGCCCTGATGGATCGGATGAAACCTTCTGCCAGAACT TCAGTCCAGGTCGGAAGACGGTAACACATGCAGCTCTTGGCACTACCCAGCAAAGGACTGTTGGACTGACCGAAAACACTGATGAAAACTCTGCAGAAAAGACCCTGAAAGCCACCGCCAGAAATCAATCACTTCTCTCCGTGGATGCAGACATGTCTAACCAGTCGCTTTCTCAGGgaccaaagaaacaaaccagtGGATTTGTGCCAG ATAACAGTTCCTCAGGGAAAAGAACAGGTGATCAAAACGGGAATGGCATAATGGTGCCAAAGAGAGGTCAGCTTGGAGGTGGTCGTCCAGTGCCAGAAACAG GTGCTGTGTTACCCTTAGCCTTAGGCTTGGCCATCACTGCTTTACTGCTGCTTATGGTTGCTTGCAGACTGCGTTTAGTGAGACAGAAGCTTAAAAAAGCTCGACCCATTACATCCGAAGAGTCCGATTATCTCATCAATGGGATGTATCTATAA